The proteins below are encoded in one region of Pelagibacterium flavum:
- a CDS encoding 2-hydroxyacid dehydrogenase: protein MTRDRAKIVVSRRLPEPVEARMAALFNVEFNATDTPLDSTALLSALKGAEVLVSSITDRIDSEFIAQMPAGVKLIAQFGNGFDNINIEAAHAAGITVTNTPSVLTEDTADMAMALMLSVPRRVTEGARVLLKDGTWPGWSPTWMLGRRLGGKALGIVGLGRIGTAVARRAKAFGLSIHYCGRTRKAPQIEESLGATYWASLDEMVEHVDIISLHTPHTRDTVDILSADRMKRLKPGAFVVNVSRPELVDEYALADLVASGHLSGAALDVFEHKRGVNPKLVELARADKVMLTPHMGSATLEARIEMGETVIVNIRTFLDGHTPPHRVLPEGRSPL from the coding sequence GTGACCCGGGACCGGGCCAAAATCGTGGTTTCCCGCCGCCTGCCCGAGCCGGTCGAGGCGCGCATGGCGGCGCTGTTCAATGTCGAATTCAACGCGACCGACACCCCGCTCGATTCCACGGCGCTTCTGAGCGCACTCAAGGGGGCCGAGGTTCTGGTTTCCTCGATCACCGACCGCATCGATTCGGAGTTCATTGCCCAGATGCCCGCGGGCGTCAAACTGATCGCCCAGTTCGGCAACGGGTTCGACAACATCAATATCGAAGCCGCCCACGCGGCGGGGATAACCGTGACCAATACGCCCTCGGTTCTGACCGAGGATACAGCCGATATGGCCATGGCGCTGATGCTGAGCGTGCCCCGACGGGTGACCGAGGGCGCGCGGGTGCTGCTCAAGGACGGGACATGGCCGGGCTGGTCGCCCACATGGATGCTGGGGCGGCGGCTGGGCGGCAAGGCGCTGGGAATTGTCGGGCTGGGCCGGATCGGCACGGCCGTGGCGCGGCGGGCCAAGGCCTTCGGGCTGTCGATCCATTACTGCGGGCGCACGCGCAAGGCGCCGCAAATCGAGGAATCGCTGGGAGCGACCTATTGGGCCTCGCTCGACGAGATGGTCGAACATGTCGATATCATCTCGCTGCACACACCCCATACGCGCGACACTGTCGATATCCTTTCGGCCGACCGCATGAAGCGGCTCAAGCCGGGGGCCTTCGTGGTCAATGTCTCCCGCCCCGAACTGGTGGACGAGTACGCATTGGCCGATCTCGTGGCATCGGGGCATCTTTCAGGCGCGGCGCTGGATGTTTTCGAACACAAGAGGGGGGTCAACCCCAAGCTGGTCGAGCTGGCCCGGGCGGACAAGGTGATGCTGACCCCGCATATGGGCTCGGCAACGCTGGAAGCGCGCATCGAGATGGGCGAGACGGTGATCGTCAATATCCGCACGTTCCTCGACGGCCACACGCCGCCGCATCGCGTGCTGCCCGAGGGGCGGTCGCCGCTCTAG
- the hpf gene encoding ribosome hibernation-promoting factor, HPF/YfiA family, whose protein sequence is MSLRVSGKNMDVGETLRGTATDRIDAVVGKYFDGGYDGHLTLEPEGIGFKADCMIHLDTGVVLQATASANDAIAAYEDMATHIEKRLRRYKRKLKNHRRSTNGSADGYSAYVLAAPDDDIELDEDFAPPVIAEATSNLRTMSVGEAVMELDLSQSDVIVFRHAGHGGMNVVYRRADGNIGWIDPALSQT, encoded by the coding sequence ATGAGCTTGCGTGTATCTGGCAAAAACATGGACGTCGGGGAAACGCTCCGTGGCACCGCCACCGACCGGATCGATGCCGTGGTTGGGAAATATTTCGATGGAGGATATGACGGTCACCTGACCCTCGAGCCCGAAGGAATCGGGTTCAAGGCCGATTGCATGATTCATCTCGATACCGGCGTCGTGCTGCAGGCCACAGCCTCGGCCAACGATGCCATTGCGGCCTATGAAGACATGGCCACCCATATCGAAAAGCGCCTCCGGCGCTACAAGCGCAAGCTCAAGAACCACAGGCGCAGCACCAACGGCTCTGCCGACGGCTATTCGGCCTATGTTTTGGCCGCGCCCGATGACGATATCGAACTCGATGAGGATTTCGCGCCTCCCGTCATCGCCGAGGCGACCTCCAACCTGCGCACAATGAGCGTGGGTGAGGCCGTCATGGAGCTCGATCTGTCACAGTCCGATGTAATTGTGTTCCGGCACGCTGGACATGGGGGCATGAATGTGGTTTACCGCCGGGCCGACGGGAACATTGGCTGGATCGATCCGGCCCTGTCGCAAACATGA
- a CDS encoding SH3 domain-containing protein translates to MSKILRFFVPLRLLLVLVLALGAPAFSVTPLLAQNAQVGASSGLPIPRFVSMRNAPTNVRVGPGTNYDIAFTFVRPGVPVEITAEFDTWRRIRDVEGDEGWVHQNLVVGDRTALVAPWQEEGAIALRVATSPDSAVRAWLSPRMLVSVSTCTGTTCNIRLSHTGPDGHTTSYQGFVAQDALWGVYEGEVFD, encoded by the coding sequence ATGAGTAAAATCTTGCGCTTCTTCGTTCCGCTCCGCCTGCTTCTGGTGTTGGTCCTGGCCCTTGGCGCTCCCGCGTTTTCGGTCACTCCGCTGCTTGCCCAGAATGCACAGGTCGGCGCCTCGAGCGGCCTGCCCATTCCGCGCTTCGTCTCCATGCGCAATGCCCCCACCAATGTCCGCGTCGGGCCGGGCACCAATTACGATATCGCCTTTACCTTCGTGCGCCCCGGCGTTCCCGTGGAAATCACCGCTGAATTCGATACCTGGCGCCGCATCCGCGATGTGGAGGGCGATGAAGGCTGGGTGCACCAGAACCTGGTGGTCGGTGACAGGACTGCGCTTGTCGCGCCCTGGCAGGAAGAGGGCGCGATCGCCTTGCGGGTGGCCACCAGCCCCGATTCGGCGGTCCGCGCCTGGCTGTCCCCCAGGATGCTGGTGTCTGTAAGCACCTGCACCGGCACCACCTGCAATATCCGCCTCAGCCACACCGGTCCCGATGGCCACACGACATCCTATCAGGGCTTTGTCGCCCAGGATGCGCTCTGGGGCGTCTATGAAGGCGAAGTCTTCGACTGA
- a CDS encoding glycosyltransferase family 2 protein: MLKDLAASIVMPAYRAQGTIARAVASALAQTHVHFELIVVADDEEDYEAVLGRAGIADPRLRFLSSGLIGAGSCPARNVGLDAARYEIAAILDADDAFKPEKLEIMVPLAIQYGLVSCALDVTTPEGAHLRYVGKGENRLLSPGDYKFTNFSMDSMLVHDRRRADPRFSTTQPSMTDLDFLLKLFATVPACFHVGAPLHDYVKMPVSLSNGPGVTQRMVTSKTMMRKGLAEGRYPLADPTGIVGMGRFLDISLAAEKTYAPRPGANPPDLFEDHIEPLLER, encoded by the coding sequence ATGCTGAAAGACCTTGCCGCCTCCATCGTCATGCCCGCCTACAGGGCGCAGGGCACCATCGCCCGCGCCGTCGCCTCGGCGCTGGCCCAGACCCACGTACACTTTGAATTGATCGTGGTGGCCGATGACGAGGAGGATTATGAGGCCGTTCTGGGCCGGGCCGGCATCGCCGATCCGCGCCTGCGCTTTTTGTCTTCGGGCCTGATCGGCGCCGGCTCATGCCCGGCCCGCAATGTCGGGCTGGATGCCGCGCGCTACGAAATCGCCGCAATTTTAGACGCCGATGACGCCTTCAAGCCCGAAAAGCTCGAGATCATGGTGCCGCTGGCCATCCAGTACGGGCTTGTCTCCTGCGCGCTGGACGTCACCACACCAGAGGGCGCCCACCTGCGCTATGTGGGCAAGGGTGAAAACCGGCTGCTCTCGCCCGGCGACTACAAGTTCACCAATTTTTCCATGGATTCCATGCTGGTCCACGACCGCCGCCGCGCCGATCCGCGCTTTTCGACCACCCAGCCCTCCATGACCGATCTCGATTTCCTGCTCAAGCTCTTTGCAACGGTCCCGGCCTGCTTCCACGTCGGCGCGCCATTGCACGATTACGTGAAGATGCCCGTTTCGCTCTCCAATGGCCCTGGAGTCACCCAAAGGATGGTCACGTCCAAGACCATGATGCGCAAGGGGCTGGCCGAGGGCCGCTACCCCCTGGCCGACCCGACGGGAATTGTGGGTATGGGCCGCTTCCTCGACATCTCGCTCGCCGCCGAGAAAACCTACGCTCCACGCCCCGGCGCCAATCCGCCCGACCTTTTTGAAGACCACATCGAGCCGCTATTAGAGCGGTAG
- a CDS encoding GFA family protein: protein MKKTHSGSCHCGAVRFTAPLDLDEGIRKCNCTYCFKTGYRKAFVYGDSVVVTGGQAHIGHYAADPSSWPEGTIDHMFCTKCGTQVFSRGYLEFEPFNGWFHAVNVSTLDDVTPEELDAAPIVYEDGLHDQQMQAPSVTGYL, encoded by the coding sequence ATGAAAAAGACCCATTCCGGCTCATGCCACTGCGGCGCCGTCCGCTTTACCGCCCCTCTTGATCTCGATGAGGGCATCCGGAAATGCAATTGCACCTATTGCTTCAAGACCGGCTACCGCAAGGCCTTCGTCTATGGCGATTCCGTCGTTGTAACCGGGGGCCAAGCCCATATCGGCCACTACGCCGCCGACCCGTCCTCATGGCCGGAAGGCACGATCGATCACATGTTCTGCACGAAATGCGGCACACAGGTCTTCTCGCGCGGCTACCTCGAATTCGAGCCCTTCAACGGCTGGTTCCACGCCGTCAACGTGTCCACGCTGGATGACGTGACGCCCGAAGAGCTCGATGCCGCCCCCATCGTCTATGAAGACGGTCTGCACGATCAGCAAATGCAGGCGCCTTCAGTGACGGGCTATCTTTAG
- the ptsN gene encoding PTS IIA-like nitrogen regulatory protein PtsN — protein MELADILSQDSIIACAKVASKRQLLQLLADRASELVGIDSQVIFETLQNREQLGSTGLGNGIAIPHGKIKGLPSVTAVFARLAQPIDFDAVDDQPVDLVVMLLAPEGSGADHLKALSRVARLLRADGVVDRLRATKDGTKLRDILTTPAEAINAA, from the coding sequence ATGGAACTTGCTGACATCCTGTCGCAGGATTCGATCATTGCCTGCGCTAAGGTCGCGAGCAAACGCCAGCTCCTTCAACTTCTGGCTGATCGTGCGTCTGAACTTGTCGGTATCGATTCGCAGGTGATCTTTGAGACCCTGCAGAACCGTGAGCAGCTTGGATCGACCGGCCTGGGCAATGGCATCGCCATTCCCCACGGCAAGATCAAGGGCCTGCCCAGCGTCACGGCGGTTTTTGCCCGTCTGGCCCAGCCAATCGATTTCGATGCGGTCGACGACCAGCCCGTGGATCTGGTGGTCATGCTCCTGGCCCCCGAGGGCTCGGGCGCCGATCATCTAAAGGCCCTCAGCCGCGTCGCGCGCCTCTTGCGCGCCGATGGGGTGGTCGATCGGCTCCGCGCCACCAAGGACGGAACCAAGCTGCGCGACATCCTCACCACCCCGGCCGAAGCCATCAACGCGGCCTGA
- the irrA gene encoding iron response transcriptional regulator IrrA, whose protein sequence is MTATIKAEAHPSRGPCLMAVLRMAGLRPTRQRLALAELLFSGPHRHVNAEQLHSEAEGAGVSVSLATIYNSLHQFRQAGLLREISVDAARSYFDTDTTDHHHFFIEDEQRIEDIPSDSIKIAGIPDAPEGMKVTHMDVIVRVKRTQ, encoded by the coding sequence ATGACTGCAACGATTAAGGCCGAGGCGCATCCCTCACGCGGCCCCTGCCTGATGGCTGTGCTGCGCATGGCCGGGCTGCGGCCCACCCGCCAGCGGCTTGCGCTGGCCGAACTGCTGTTTTCCGGCCCGCACCGGCACGTCAACGCCGAGCAGCTCCATTCGGAGGCTGAAGGCGCGGGCGTTTCGGTTTCGCTGGCCACCATCTACAACTCGCTGCACCAGTTCCGGCAGGCCGGGCTGCTGCGCGAAATTTCGGTGGACGCGGCGCGGTCCTATTTCGATACCGATACCACCGACCATCATCACTTCTTTATCGAGGATGAGCAGCGGATCGAGGACATTCCCTCCGATTCGATCAAGATTGCCGGAATTCCCGATGCGCCCGAAGGCATGAAGGTGACCCATATGGACGTGATTGTTCGGGTCAAGCGCACCCAATAG
- a CDS encoding GlsB/YeaQ/YmgE family stress response membrane protein, giving the protein MEDAGIGWIAAIIIGGLAGWIASAIMKTETGIFLNIVLGIVGAAIASFLFGIIGISFGGWFGYLIAGLIGACILIAIVRAVRR; this is encoded by the coding sequence ATGGAAGACGCAGGAATCGGCTGGATTGCAGCCATTATTATCGGCGGTCTGGCAGGCTGGATTGCATCAGCCATCATGAAGACCGAAACGGGCATCTTTCTCAACATCGTGCTCGGGATTGTCGGCGCGGCGATTGCCAGCTTTCTTTTCGGCATCATCGGAATTTCGTTCGGCGGTTGGTTTGGATATCTGATTGCCGGGCTGATCGGCGCCTGTATCCTGATCGCCATCGTCAGGGCCGTCCGACGGTAA
- a CDS encoding TadG family pilus assembly protein → MGPVTRFLDDIGANVATLFAAGAPVLLGLAAFAVDEASLNLEKRRLQSAADLAAIHAAASPDDAAERVRLVLADAGYDPLPETIIVQTGHYAPDPSLTPAERFAPDTGPLNAARVTLRREGTVHFASIFGFPPPHIGVVATASATPMAAWSIGSRLASLDGGILNAVLGGLLGTELSLTLLDYNAIANVDIALLDFLDALAGEVDLEVGTYSQLLDTDVSLGAIAAAIASASGENAVLVQLAGLVDETVRVDMARLIVADGLAGLALGTSAAVQASVDALGLLSAAALVADGNRHISLELGAGVPGIVGIDVALVVGEPSVTGWFTLSGEGNYLRTAQTRLRLDISVLGDGGGLGLLDITLPVYAELAPAEAQMTSLACPPGRPDQGTATIAASPGVLRLAVGNTPHAAFLDTQSPLVIAKTPIVSLLGGIARINARADIAMSQTSPIPLYFTALDAANGTIRTATTQTPVSSLTSALLDDLDLDLEILSINLLGALLSGALGTVQALLDPVPLVLDEVLMVLFDALGIGLGQVDVAVHVFDCRNAALVQ, encoded by the coding sequence ATGGGGCCGGTCACCCGCTTCCTGGACGATATCGGGGCCAATGTGGCAACGCTCTTTGCCGCCGGCGCTCCGGTGCTGCTCGGCCTTGCGGCCTTTGCGGTCGATGAAGCCTCGCTCAACCTTGAAAAGCGCCGCCTGCAATCGGCGGCCGATCTGGCTGCCATCCATGCCGCCGCGAGCCCCGACGATGCAGCCGAACGCGTGCGTCTTGTGCTGGCCGATGCAGGCTACGATCCGCTGCCCGAAACGATCATCGTTCAGACCGGCCATTACGCGCCCGATCCTTCGCTGACCCCCGCCGAGCGCTTCGCCCCCGATACCGGTCCCCTCAACGCGGCCCGCGTCACCCTGCGGCGCGAGGGTACGGTCCACTTCGCGTCGATCTTTGGCTTCCCGCCGCCCCATATCGGCGTTGTGGCCACCGCCAGCGCCACCCCCATGGCCGCCTGGTCCATCGGCTCGCGCCTCGCCAGTCTCGATGGCGGCATACTCAACGCGGTTCTCGGCGGCCTTTTGGGCACCGAACTCTCCCTCACCCTCCTCGATTACAACGCCATCGCAAATGTCGATATTGCGCTGCTCGATTTCCTCGACGCGCTGGCTGGCGAAGTGGATCTGGAGGTCGGCACCTATTCCCAACTCCTCGATACCGACGTCTCGCTCGGCGCCATCGCCGCCGCCATCGCTTCGGCCTCAGGGGAAAACGCGGTCCTTGTGCAACTGGCCGGGCTGGTCGACGAAACCGTCAGGGTGGACATGGCGCGCCTCATCGTCGCCGACGGCCTGGCCGGTCTGGCGCTCGGCACCTCGGCCGCCGTCCAGGCCAGCGTCGATGCGCTTGGCCTTCTGTCCGCCGCCGCCTTGGTGGCCGATGGCAACCGCCACATCAGCCTTGAACTGGGCGCGGGCGTGCCCGGCATTGTCGGTATCGATGTGGCGCTGGTGGTGGGCGAACCGTCGGTCACCGGCTGGTTCACGCTCTCGGGCGAGGGAAATTACCTGCGCACCGCCCAGACCCGGCTCCGGCTCGATATTTCGGTTCTGGGCGATGGCGGTGGGCTGGGCCTGCTCGATATCACCCTGCCCGTCTATGCCGAACTCGCCCCCGCCGAAGCGCAAATGACCAGTCTTGCCTGTCCGCCCGGCCGGCCCGACCAGGGCACGGCCACCATCGCCGCCAGCCCCGGCGTGCTGCGGCTCGCCGTGGGAAACACCCCGCATGCGGCGTTTCTTGATACGCAAAGCCCGCTGGTGATCGCCAAGACCCCCATCGTCTCGCTGCTGGGCGGCATCGCGCGGATCAATGCCCGCGCCGATATCGCCATGAGCCAGACCAGCCCCATCCCGCTTTATTTCACGGCGCTCGACGCCGCCAACGGCACCATCCGCACGGCAACCACCCAAACCCCCGTCTCCAGCCTCACCAGCGCGCTGCTCGATGATCTCGACCTCGACCTCGAAATCTTGTCGATCAACCTGCTCGGCGCCCTGCTCTCAGGCGCGCTCGGCACCGTCCAAGCCCTGCTCGACCCGGTCCCGCTGGTGCTCGATGAGGTTCTGATGGTGCTCTTTGACGCTTTGGGCATCGGGTTGGGCCAAGTCGACGTCGCCGTCCACGTCTTCGACTGCCGCAACGCCGCCCTGGTGCAATAG
- a CDS encoding DUF1150 domain-containing protein translates to MNKPIEKTAFTDAHLGVEAEPLKALTAAQFAALGAGDIVFRKQMDAGELAEFIPQAAMAPAEQRLELLMSADGAPVLIADSEEAIMDWIDGHEVQLATLH, encoded by the coding sequence ATGAACAAGCCCATTGAAAAGACAGCGTTCACTGACGCCCATCTGGGCGTTGAGGCCGAACCGCTCAAGGCGCTGACCGCCGCGCAATTTGCCGCGCTGGGCGCCGGAGACATCGTGTTCCGCAAGCAGATGGACGCGGGCGAACTGGCCGAATTCATCCCCCAGGCCGCCATGGCGCCTGCCGAACAGAGGCTGGAACTGCTCATGAGTGCCGACGGCGCTCCCGTTCTGATCGCCGATTCCGAAGAAGCGATCATGGACTGGATCGACGGCCACGAGGTGCAACTGGCGACTTTGCACTAG
- a CDS encoding NAD-dependent epimerase/dehydratase family protein, translating to MESGKTALVLGATGGVGGAIAAALIGKGWTVRGLARNLEAARRSGPSGVQWVGGNAMNRADVIGAAQGVSTIVHAVNPPGYRNWGELVLPMIDNTIAAARAVGARIVLPGTVYNFDPAQTPVLNETSPQTPKSFKGRIRAELEARLERAAPEVESLIVRAGDFFGPGARSSWFAQAMVAPGKPVRRIINIARGAGHSWAYLPDLAQAFALLLERPEALRPFERVQFEGVYDASGRVMIDAIERQVGRKLPVYRFPWWAMGLLAPFGGFVREAADIAAVWRHPMRMDNTRLVELLGAEPRTPLDTAMRQTLVAMGCVEDGPSPIGEPTMTLPL from the coding sequence ATGGAGAGCGGGAAGACTGCGCTGGTTCTGGGAGCCACGGGCGGGGTGGGCGGTGCCATCGCGGCGGCGCTTATCGGCAAGGGCTGGACGGTGCGCGGGCTGGCGCGAAACCTTGAAGCGGCGCGCCGGAGTGGGCCGAGCGGGGTTCAATGGGTGGGCGGGAACGCCATGAACCGGGCCGATGTGATCGGCGCGGCGCAGGGGGTTTCGACCATCGTTCATGCGGTCAATCCGCCGGGCTACAGGAACTGGGGCGAGCTTGTGCTGCCGATGATCGACAACACGATTGCCGCGGCGCGGGCCGTTGGGGCGCGGATCGTGCTGCCGGGCACCGTCTATAATTTCGATCCGGCGCAGACACCGGTGCTCAATGAGACCAGCCCGCAGACGCCAAAGAGCTTCAAGGGGCGCATCCGCGCTGAACTCGAAGCGCGGCTGGAGCGGGCGGCGCCGGAGGTGGAAAGCCTGATCGTGCGGGCCGGTGATTTTTTCGGGCCCGGTGCGCGGTCGAGCTGGTTTGCGCAGGCCATGGTGGCGCCGGGCAAGCCGGTGCGGCGCATCATCAATATCGCACGCGGTGCGGGGCACAGCTGGGCGTATCTGCCCGATCTGGCCCAGGCCTTCGCGTTGCTGCTCGAGCGCCCCGAGGCGTTGCGCCCGTTCGAGCGGGTGCAGTTCGAGGGGGTTTACGATGCGAGCGGAAGGGTGATGATCGACGCCATAGAGCGGCAGGTGGGGCGCAAGTTGCCGGTTTATCGCTTTCCCTGGTGGGCGATGGGCCTTCTGGCGCCGTTCGGCGGATTTGTGCGCGAGGCGGCCGATATTGCGGCGGTCTGGCGCCATCCGATGCGCATGGACAACACAAGGCTTGTCGAACTGCTCGGCGCCGAGCCGCGCACGCCGCTCGATACCGCCATGCGGCAAACGCTGGTGGCGATGGGCTGCGTGGAGGATGGGCCGTCGCCCATCGGTGAGCCAACCATGACCCTACCGCTCTAA
- a CDS encoding TadE/TadG family type IV pilus assembly protein, whose protein sequence is MPGGSRLPLRRNWLDDAGTSAVEFALIAPVFLLLLFGAIGYGIYFGAAHSVQQLAADAARAAVAGVSGAERTALATAFLAENGGSYVLIDPDLLTIEAAPSPSDPDQFLVRISYDASALPIWNLHPPLPLPDKTISFSSTIRNGGV, encoded by the coding sequence ATGCCAGGCGGGTCGCGTCTGCCCTTGCGGCGAAATTGGCTCGATGACGCGGGCACGTCCGCCGTCGAATTTGCGCTGATCGCGCCGGTCTTCCTGCTCCTTTTGTTCGGCGCCATAGGCTATGGGATCTATTTCGGCGCCGCCCACTCGGTTCAGCAACTGGCCGCCGATGCGGCCCGCGCGGCAGTCGCCGGGGTTTCGGGCGCCGAGCGCACGGCGCTCGCCACCGCTTTCCTGGCCGAAAATGGCGGCTCTTACGTCCTGATCGACCCCGACCTTTTGACAATTGAGGCGGCCCCCAGCCCGTCCGATCCGGACCAGTTTCTGGTCCGCATCAGCTATGACGCGTCAGCGCTGCCCATATGGAACCTCCATCCCCCGCTGCCCCTGCCCGACAAAACGATCAGCTTTTCCTCCACCATCCGCAATGGCGGGGTGTGA
- a CDS encoding VOC family protein codes for MNEPAKSAPVLRVARPTDNIDALVHFYRDGLGLELLSRFDAHNGFDGVILGGRGAPYHLEFTRAHGHTAGRAPTQDNLLVFYLPDATAYGEARDRMQAAGYAPVKSFNPWWDAEGVTFEDPDGYRVVLYNDSWKR; via the coding sequence ATGAATGAGCCTGCCAAGAGCGCGCCGGTGTTGCGTGTGGCCCGCCCCACCGACAACATCGACGCGCTCGTGCATTTCTATCGCGACGGACTGGGCCTCGAGCTTCTTTCGCGTTTCGACGCGCATAACGGGTTCGATGGCGTAATTCTGGGCGGGCGTGGCGCGCCCTATCACCTCGAATTTACCCGCGCGCATGGCCATACCGCCGGACGCGCGCCGACCCAAGACAATCTGCTGGTGTTCTACCTGCCGGACGCAACCGCCTATGGGGAGGCCCGCGACCGCATGCAAGCGGCGGGCTATGCACCGGTCAAATCCTTCAACCCGTGGTGGGACGCCGAGGGCGTGACATTTGAAGATCCCGACGGCTATCGCGTCGTTCTCTATAACGACAGCTGGAAGCGCTGA
- a CDS encoding LysR family transcriptional regulator translates to MKQAINWDDQRIFLAVLEEGSLSGAARRLGLSHPTVRSRIEALEADLGTLLFTRSMTGLTPTEAAEALREPARAMATASEVFVRRASAPEGAIAGAVRLSVPEFMGIEVVPAMLEPLRTAHPSIRIELSLSNLPADLMAQEVDLAVRAMEPKQKGLVARKVANIPLGFFASKAYVARRGQPLDPDQLAAHDIIGPDRNLSDLALAGQMLASVDVARLVLRTDSHPAQLAAARAGLGIALAQVPVGNADPDLVRILPDFSPGDIHTWIVTHENLARVPRVRAVFDALVTGFRAMMRTPI, encoded by the coding sequence ATGAAGCAAGCCATCAACTGGGATGATCAGCGCATCTTCCTCGCCGTCCTCGAAGAGGGCAGCCTTTCGGGCGCGGCGCGACGGCTCGGCCTGTCGCATCCCACGGTGCGCAGCCGCATCGAGGCGCTCGAGGCTGATCTGGGCACGCTGTTGTTCACCCGCTCGATGACCGGGCTCACCCCCACCGAGGCCGCCGAAGCGCTGCGCGAGCCGGCCCGCGCCATGGCCACGGCATCGGAGGTGTTCGTGCGCCGCGCTTCGGCGCCTGAGGGCGCCATTGCCGGCGCCGTTCGCCTCAGCGTTCCCGAGTTCATGGGCATCGAGGTGGTCCCCGCCATGCTCGAGCCTTTAAGGACCGCCCATCCGTCCATCCGGATCGAGTTGTCGCTCTCCAATCTGCCGGCAGATCTGATGGCCCAGGAGGTCGATCTGGCCGTGCGCGCCATGGAGCCCAAACAAAAAGGGCTCGTTGCCCGCAAGGTGGCCAATATCCCCTTGGGGTTTTTCGCATCGAAAGCCTATGTGGCGCGGCGTGGGCAGCCGCTCGACCCTGACCAGCTCGCCGCCCACGACATCATCGGTCCCGACCGCAACTTGTCCGATCTGGCATTGGCCGGACAGATGCTCGCCTCGGTCGATGTCGCAAGGCTGGTGCTGCGCACCGACAGTCACCCCGCCCAACTGGCGGCGGCGCGGGCCGGTCTGGGCATCGCGCTGGCCCAGGTGCCGGTCGGCAATGCGGACCCCGACCTGGTCAGGATCCTGCCCGATTTTTCACCGGGCGATATTCACACCTGGATCGTCACCCATGAAAACCTGGCCCGCGTGCCGCGTGTGCGCGCCGTGTTCGATGCGCTCGTTACCGGCTTCCGCGCCATGATGCGCACCCCGATTTGA
- a CDS encoding Hsp20 family protein, which translates to MTRVSLFSAPFLLGFDTFEERFDRLARASEGYPPYNIERVTAEAGDETYRIAIAVAGFSRNDLEVIGEDNQLIVRGRQTEDGARQYLHRGIAARQFQRTFLLADGMRIEGAELKDGLLVITVYRPVTETVTRRIEISSVE; encoded by the coding sequence ATGACACGGGTATCGCTGTTTTCCGCCCCCTTTCTTCTGGGCTTTGATACGTTTGAAGAACGCTTCGACCGCCTCGCGCGGGCCTCCGAAGGCTATCCTCCCTACAATATCGAGCGGGTGACCGCCGAAGCGGGGGACGAGACCTACAGGATCGCCATTGCGGTCGCAGGTTTTTCTCGTAACGATCTGGAAGTGATTGGGGAGGATAATCAGCTGATCGTGCGGGGCCGGCAGACTGAAGACGGTGCGCGCCAATATCTGCATCGCGGCATTGCCGCACGGCAGTTTCAGCGCACTTTCCTACTTGCCGACGGCATGAGGATAGAGGGTGCCGAACTGAAAGACGGCCTCCTCGTTATCACCGTATACCGGCCCGTCACCGAGACCGTGACCCGCCGTATCGAGATCAGTTCGGTCGAGTAG